GAAATCAAAGCCAATTTCCAAAACCCAGGTATTTTATCATCGGCACTTGCTTATTACCGAAACCTAAATGACCTTTTCACAGAATCAGGAAGGGAAAGTATCATTGGAATTTTTGATACGCATGTCACAGTTCCTACCCAAGTACTTTATGGTTTGAATGATGGATGTTTTCATAAAAATTTATTCGAACATTTGTTGGATGAATCTGATTTTCCAATGGGATTTAGAAAGATTGGTTTTGACCATGCTGGCCACTTTCTTCATTGGGAAAAACGGGAAGAAGTCACCAAACTTATCTTAGAGTGGCTGGAAATAAATCAGTAGTTTTTACTAGAAAAAAGCGTCAGATACCAAAAGGAGACTAATTATGTTTCAAAATATGGGTTTATATGACAGAGTCATTCGTATAATTGTTGGTTTAGTGTTAGGCGGATTGTATTTAGGTGGAGTTGTAGAAGGTACCACTGCAATTGTTTTATTTGTCATTGGACTTGTAATGATTGCCACTTCAGCAATTGGTTTTTGCCCAGCCTACTTACCATTTAAAATCTCGACAAAAGGAAAATAAGAATCTAAATTTTTAGATTCTCTATTTTCAAATCTTAACAACTCATTAATAACAAAATGAGTTGTTCATTTCTTTTTCCGTAAGCGCACCAACACTTCATAATGATTTGTCCTTGGAAAAAAATCAAACAAACTCAAATGGTCCATTTCATAACCAATTTCCTTAAGAGTAGTCACATCTCTTCGCAGAGTACTAGGATTACAGCTGGAATATACAATCTCCCTGGGTTTTAGTATTTCTACTGTTTCCATGATTCCTTTAGATAAACCTGCCCTTGGTGGATTCACGATCCATGTTGAGTAGGTTTTCAGTTCTTTGGTCACATGTTTTTGATACAGATCTAATACCGCATATTCATAGGTTGTTATTCCATTGGCTTTTGCATTTTGTTTTGCATATTGAATGCTTTTTTCATGCGATTCGATTCCATATAACGATTTAATTTTATCACGTAAGGTAATTCCAATCGTTCCACATCCACAAAACAGTTCCAAAACATTTGCATCCTTAGGTAACAAGGATTTGATTTTCTGAATCCAAGTATCCAAGAGGAATTGGTTGATTTGGAAAAATCCTTTCGCTGGTACAGTGAGTTTTGTACTCAAGAATTCGAATTTTGTTTCTTCTTTTTCATACAACACAACCGCGTTTTGGGAGAGTCTTAAGGAAAGGGAATTCTCTTTCTGTCGGGATTTCGAATCTTTGGAATGTTTTGGGAATCGGGTTTGTTTTGGTTTCTGTTTGGAAAGAATACCAAAGTCGTCTGGGTTTTCAATTAACAATCGTTTATCGACATTTTTACAATGTGAAGATGAATCGGGAATGATCCGATGTGTATTTTTGGCAAAAAAACCGATTTGTCCACCTTCCACTTGCCATTGTACATTGTTACGATACCCAACACTTGGTCCAGTTGCGACTTGCACTTTTCCTACCCATTCCGGAAACATAAATTCCAAAAGGGAAGTTTTCACTTTCACTTCCTCTTCGTAGGAAATGTGTCGGTAACTACATCCCCCACATTCTAAATACACAGGGCAGTCCGAAGGGATCCTTAGTGGTGAGGATTCAATGAC
The sequence above is a segment of the Leptospira sp. WS39.C2 genome. Coding sequences within it:
- a CDS encoding DUF2892 domain-containing protein, which codes for MFQNMGLYDRVIRIIVGLVLGGLYLGGVVEGTTAIVLFVIGLVMIATSAIGFCPAYLPFKISTKGK
- a CDS encoding class I SAM-dependent RNA methyltransferase translates to MEKLQIKLEKWANGGYSLAHYDGHAVFVEGGIPGELVDITLTKQGNKEWFGIVNSVIESSPLRIPSDCPVYLECGGCSYRHISYEEEVKVKTSLLEFMFPEWVGKVQVATGPSVGYRNNVQWQVEGGQIGFFAKNTHRIIPDSSSHCKNVDKRLLIENPDDFGILSKQKPKQTRFPKHSKDSKSRQKENSLSLRLSQNAVVLYEKEETKFEFLSTKLTVPAKGFFQINQFLLDTWIQKIKSLLPKDANVLELFCGCGTIGITLRDKIKSLYGIESHEKSIQYAKQNAKANGITTYEYAVLDLYQKHVTKELKTYSTWIVNPPRAGLSKGIMETVEILKPREIVYSSCNPSTLRRDVTTLKEIGYEMDHLSLFDFFPRTNHYEVLVRLRKKK